One region of Streptomyces subrutilus genomic DNA includes:
- a CDS encoding ABC transporter ATP-binding protein, whose protein sequence is MLELTDITAGYDRRAPVVRGAHLTLRPGESLGLLGPSGCGKSTLARVAALLHRPDRGTVALDGKTVTGFRHRAPRALRVCVGVVFQQPRLSADPRLRLRDLVAEPLRATGRREEVQERVAELTRRVGLGADLLARRPHEVSDGQLQRACLARALVLRPRWLVCDEMTAMLDASTTAALVRVVEEYRAETGAGLLAVGHDPVLLERWCDRTTHWNEIVKD, encoded by the coding sequence ATGCTTGAGCTCACGGACATCACCGCGGGCTACGACCGCCGCGCCCCCGTCGTCCGCGGGGCGCACCTGACCCTGCGCCCGGGCGAATCCCTCGGCCTGCTGGGCCCGAGCGGCTGCGGCAAGTCCACCCTCGCCCGGGTCGCCGCCCTGCTGCACCGTCCCGACCGCGGGACCGTGGCCCTCGACGGCAAGACCGTGACGGGCTTCCGCCACCGGGCCCCGCGCGCCCTGCGCGTTTGCGTCGGCGTCGTCTTCCAGCAGCCCCGGCTTTCCGCGGACCCCCGCCTGCGGCTGCGCGACCTCGTCGCCGAACCCCTCAGGGCCACCGGACGCCGCGAGGAAGTGCAAGAGCGCGTCGCCGAGTTGACGCGGCGTGTCGGCCTCGGCGCCGATCTGCTCGCGCGCCGCCCCCACGAGGTCAGCGACGGCCAGCTGCAACGCGCCTGCCTGGCCCGGGCCCTGGTGCTCCGACCGCGCTGGCTGGTCTGCGACGAGATGACCGCGATGCTGGACGCCTCCACCACGGCCGCCCTGGTCAGGGTGGTCGAGGAGTACCGCGCCGAGACCGGGGCGGGCCTCCTCGCCGTCGGCCACGATCCGGTGCTGCTGGAGCGCTGGTGCGACCGTACGACCCACTGGAACGAGATCGTCAAGGACTGA
- a CDS encoding ABC transporter ATP-binding protein, translating into MPGGRHVEAVSDVRFDLAPGQCLALVGESGCGKSVLASALLGLLPGNAETAGSARLADGLDLLAADERTLARTVRGRRIGLVPQSPAAHLTPVRTIRAQLEETVRELAGVPKAALRAAAEAAAERAAFPADHLDHHPHQLSGGLAQRAATALALVGDAPLLLADEPTTGLDRDLVHRTVDELRAHTRDTGRALLLITHDLAAAERIADTVAVMYAGRIVELVPAKTFFGKPGPRHPYARGLLDALPERAFTPVPGAPPELGALPAGCAFAARCPLPPALAALAAPGGPPADRDCRTRLPLLTEGVACHHA; encoded by the coding sequence ATGCCCGGGGGCCGCCACGTCGAGGCCGTCAGCGACGTCCGCTTCGACCTCGCGCCCGGCCAGTGCCTCGCCCTCGTCGGCGAGAGCGGCTGCGGCAAGTCCGTCCTGGCCTCCGCGCTGCTCGGGCTGCTTCCCGGCAACGCCGAGACCGCCGGGTCCGCGCGCCTCGCCGACGGCCTGGACCTGCTCGCCGCCGACGAGCGGACCCTGGCCAGGACCGTACGGGGCCGCCGCATCGGCCTGGTCCCGCAGAGCCCGGCCGCGCACCTCACCCCGGTCCGCACCATCCGGGCCCAGCTGGAGGAGACCGTCCGGGAGCTCGCCGGAGTCCCGAAGGCAGCGCTGCGCGCGGCTGCAGAGGCGGCCGCCGAACGGGCCGCCTTCCCCGCCGACCACCTCGACCACCACCCGCACCAGCTCTCCGGCGGACTCGCCCAGCGCGCCGCCACCGCACTCGCCCTCGTCGGCGACGCGCCGCTGCTCCTGGCCGACGAACCGACCACGGGCCTGGACCGCGACCTCGTCCACCGCACCGTCGACGAACTGCGCGCCCACACCCGCGACACCGGCCGCGCCCTGCTGCTGATCACCCACGACCTCGCGGCGGCCGAGCGGATCGCCGACACCGTCGCCGTCATGTACGCCGGGCGGATCGTGGAACTGGTCCCGGCCAAAACCTTCTTCGGCAAGCCCGGACCCCGCCACCCCTACGCCCGCGGCCTGCTCGACGCCCTGCCCGAGCGCGCCTTCACACCCGTTCCCGGCGCTCCGCCCGAACTCGGCGCGCTGCCGGCCGGCTGCGCCTTCGCCGCCCGCTGCCCCCTCCCCCCGGCCCTCGCGGCCCTCGCGGCCCCGGGCGGACCCCCGGCCGACCGGGACTGCCGCACCCGGCTGCCCCTGCTCACCGAAGGGGTGGCCTGCCACCATGCTTGA